In Helianthus annuus cultivar XRQ/B chromosome 3, HanXRQr2.0-SUNRISE, whole genome shotgun sequence, a single window of DNA contains:
- the LOC110929140 gene encoding AP2-like ethylene-responsive transcription factor AIL5 — translation MNMDSSQSHHQNLANNWLAFSLSNTNTLFHHPPATVFHHHHDANTTGTTSHHGLSVITDGSPKLEDFLGGCGSAASTGSGSDVHHFQDESQPSMQQPHDTTSVYDSELKTIAASLFSGFINNNNQQGQEVAPTPPQQENSPAKKAVDNFGHRTSIYRGVTRHRWTGRYEAHLWDNSCRREGQSRKGRQVYLGGYDKEDKAARAYDLAALKYWGPTTTTNFPVCNYEKELEEMKNMTRQEFVASLRRKSSGFSRGASIYRGVTRHHQHGRWQARIGRVAGNKDLYLGTFSTQEAAAEAYDIAAIKFRGLNAVTNFDMSRYDVNIIANKNLPVGGMCSKSKISTDQSVPDVRDLTSTSEHPTQTTHANNVLSFGIPKKQDPCTDYWDSVLGYNQNYQCTTPYNMEYPSNTTTNNGYYIGGEFIQQEYSNGSTIALSSASTIPMGTPISLNGSSYGTWVEQSFHSYQPAKQNLSVIQTPIFGME, via the exons ATGAACATGGATTCTTCTCAATCTCATCATCAGAATCTAGCAAACAACTGGCTTGCCTTCTCTCTTTCCAACACCAACACCCTCTTCCACCACCCACCCGCCACCGTCTTCCACCACCACC ATGATGCAAACACCACCGGAACAACCAGCCATCATGGTTTGTCTGTTATCACCGACGGCAGCCCGAAACTGGAAGACTTCCTCGGCGGCTGTGGCTCCGCCGCCTCAACCGGATCTGGTTCCGATGTTCATCATTTTCAAGATGAATCACAACCCTCTATGCAGCAACCACATGACACCACATCGGTTTATGATTCTGAGTTGAAGACAATCGCCGCTAGCTTGTTCAGTGGgttcatcaacaacaacaaccagcaAGGGCAGGAGGTTGCTCCTACGCCGCCACAGCAAGAGAACTCTCCGGCGAAAAAAGCTGTTGATAACTTCGGTCATCGAACTTCCATTTACCGTGGTGTTACAAG GCATAGATGGACAGGGAGATATGAAGCTCATTTATGGGATAACAGTTGCAGAAGAGAAGGTCAAAGTAGGAAAGGAAGACAAG TTTACTTGG GTGGATACGACAAGGAAGACAAAGCAGCTAGAGCTTATGATTTAGCAGCCCTCAAGTATTGGggtcccaccaccaccacaaactTTCCT GTTTGCAACTATGAGAAAGAGCTTGAAGAAATGAAGAACATGACTAGGCAAGAGTTTGTTGCTTCACTTAGAAG GAAAAGCAGTGGTTTTTCTAGAGGAGCCTCAATTTATAGAGGTGTCACAAG GCACCATCAACATGGACGTTGGCAAGCAAGAATAGGAAGAGTAGCTGGAAACAAAGATCTCTACCTCGGAACCTTTA GCACACAAGAAGCAGCGGCCGAGGCATACGACATAGCTGCCATCAAATTCCGAGGGTTAAATGCGGTCACCAATTTCGACATGAGCCGATACGACGTGAATATTATCGCCAACAAAAACCTCCCGGTTGGTGGTATGTGTAGCAAATCCAAGATCTCAACAGACCAATCAGTTCCAGACGTTCGAGACCTCACCTCTACTTCCGAACATCCTACACAAACAACACACGCAAACAACGTACTTAGCTTCGGGATCCCCAAGAAACAAGACCCGTGTACCGATTACTGGGATTCGGTCCTTGGTTACAACCAAAACTACCAATGTACAACACCATACAACATGGAATACCCTTCAAATACTACAACCAACAATGGGTACTACATTGGTGGAGAGTTCATTCAACAAGAGTACAGTAATGGTAGTACTATTGCTTTAAGTAGTGCATCAACAATTCCTATGGGTACCCCTATAAGTTTGAATGGATCTAGTTATGGCACTTGGGTAGAACAGTCTTTTCACTCATATCAACCTGCCAAGCAAAATCTATCAGTTATTCAGACACCCATTTTTGGAATGGAATGA
- the LOC110931571 gene encoding uncharacterized protein LOC110931571, translated as MEKDTWYLDNGASNHMTGNRVYFFELNERVTGKVKFGDGSYIDIRGKGSVLLEGKTREKCLLTDVYYNLSLQSNIISLGQATEGGCDIHMKRDLLTIHDDIGRDLQRVELKDDTPSTSQNLLNDPSLMKKPKFKIQRRMFKNAKKMSNKGSKPKERRGFDAKLGDLGTENKPHDEDDDAGDEDDAEDEDDDIGGRVAGGGGGGGGGVAGDWSGLIDL; from the exons ATGGAGAAAGACACTTGGTATCTCGACAACGGAGCATCGAATCACATGACGGGTAATCGAGTTTATTTCTTTGAACTTAATGAACGTGTCACGGGAAAGGTGAAATTCGGAGATGGATCTTATATTGACATACGGGGAAAGGGATCGGTATTACTTGAAGGGAAAACGAGGGAGAAATGTCTGTTAACCGATGTTTACTATAATCTGAGTTTGCAAAGCAATATCATAAGTCTTGGTCAAGCAACGGAAGGTGGATGCGACATTCACATGAAACGTGATTTGCTAACCATTCATGATGATATAG GCAGAGATCTACAAAGAGTTGAACTGAAAGATGATACGCCAAGTACGAGCCAGAATCTTCTCAACGATCCAAGTTTAATGAAGAAacccaaattcaaaattcaaagaAGAATGTTCAAGAATGCAAagaaaatgtcaaacaagggatCCAAACCCAAGGAAAGACGT GGTTTCGACGCGAAATTGGGGGATTTGGGGACGGAGAACAAGCcacatgatgaagatgatgacgcCGGTGATGAGGATGATGccgaagatgaagatgatgacatcGGTGGTcgggtggccggtggtggtggtggtggtggtggcggggtAGCCGGTGACTGGTCTGGATTGATCGACCTTTGA
- the LOC110927740 gene encoding uncharacterized protein LOC110927740, which yields MSLNQLSPIAQAELETGTTTRPPKLKGAEDFSTWKTRIQSFFEYTDYNLWLSVTAGPHVPTVVRGDTVVPNNDATTFTDEDKALIQRDRRAHAALTMALSTNDCNMFEEHRTANALWNALIEYYEGNEELIESKRDMVQKQYDMFCGVRGESLSDHISRFLNMMTKMKKAGNPVTNRAAIKKLLDSLPKEWSLQCMMIKKEFLNNPNPVTLTDLINTLRAFEMDVNKREMNTAGYQPKATQPSAGLKNVAFLASGGITPQASDLIYANASASASKAPQIVEKTITVDTQALKVSTENVALFNTFLSSYEALMSGELRKEMFTAEDMYQVDPDDMEEMDLKWQMAMITLRLKKFQDKTGKRLGLGKAGFDKSKLRCYNCKNLGHFKRDCPMLKEGNSEATPAAKQITAEENKSNASPSTPKALVVEDYDWSEEITEAKEQVNKALMAKISSESSAKHFEKQTTGIPTGNNDADQGLKGILPSVESGDKAEKDAEKGKDKVQATAMKADASKEKADKDLIPLSVKKMCAMMMETAEGQK from the exons atgtCGCTAAATCAACTAAGTCCAATCGCTCAAGCGGAACTTGAAACTGGAACCACAACTCGcccaccaaagttgaaaggagCGGAAGATTTTAGCACTTGGAAAACTCGCATTCAatcgttcttcgagtacacggaTTACAATCTGTGGCTCTCCGTTACGGCCGGACCTCACGTTCCTACGGTAGTTAGAGGAGATACGGTGGTTCCTAACAACGATGCTACCACCTTCACCGACGAAGACAAGGCCCTCATTCAACGTGATCGTCGTGCACACGCCGCTCTAACCATGGCTTTATCAACAAACGactgcaacatgtttgaagaacaccgaactgctaatgcactctggaatgcattgATCGAGTACTATGAGGGAAATGAAGAACTGATCGAAAGCAAGAGAGATATGGTGCAAAAGCAATACGACATGTTTTGCGGAGTCCGTGGAGAGAGCCTGTCTGATCACATTAGCCGCTTCCTAAAcatgatgaccaaaatgaagaaaGCTGGAAATCCTGTAACCAATCGTGCTGCAATAAAGAAATTGCTTGACTCGCTCCCCAAGGAATGGAGCCTGCAGTgtatgatgatcaagaaggaaTTCCTCAACAATCCTAATCCTGTTACTCTGACAGATCTGATCAACACTCTAAGGGCATTTGAAATGGACGTAAACAAGAGAGAGATGAACACTGCTGGATATCAACCTAAAGCAACTCAACCTTCAGCAGGACTGAAGAATGTAGCGTTTCTCGCTTCAGGGGGCATTACTCCACAAGCTTCTGATCTAATTTATGCAAATGCTTCCGCAAGCGCATCTAAAGCCCCAcaaattgttgagaaaacgatCACTGTCGATACTCAAGCACTGAAAGTTTCAACCGAGAATGTGGCACTCTTCAACACTTTCCTAAGCAGCTATGAAGCCCTAATGTCTGGGGAATTGAGGAAGGAGATGTTTACTGCcgaagacatgtatcaggttgatccagatgatatggaagaaatggatctgaaatggcaaatggccatgatcactCTGAGATTGAAGAAGTTTCAAGACAAGACAGGCAAGCGATTAGGTCTTGGAAAAGctggttttgataagtctaagcTGAGGTGCTACAACTGTAAGAATCTTGGACACTTCAAGCGTGACTGTCCGATGTTGAAAGAGGGAAACAGTGAAGCTACTCCTGCTGCTAAACAGATCACTGCCGAAGAGAACAAAAGCAACGCTTCTCCCAGCACGCCAAAGGCTTTGGTTGTTGAAGACTATGACTGGAGCGAAGAGATCACTGAAGCTAAGGAACAAGTCAACAAAGCACTGATGGCCAAAATCTCTAGTGAATCATCTGCAAAGCACTTTGAGAAGCAGACAACGGGAATCCCAACTGGAAACAATGATGCTGACCAGGGATTGAAAGGTATTCTGCCTTCAGTGGAGTCTGGTGATAAAGCTGAAAAAGATGCTGAGAAAGGAAAGGATAAAGTTCAAGCTACAGCCATGAAAGCAGATGCATCAAAAGAGAAGGCTgacaaagacttg ATTCCATTgagtgtaaagaagatgtgtgcgatgatGATGGAGACTGCGGAGGGTCAAAAATAG